One stretch of Rhipicephalus sanguineus isolate Rsan-2018 chromosome 10, BIME_Rsan_1.4, whole genome shotgun sequence DNA includes these proteins:
- the LOC119371741 gene encoding uncharacterized protein LOC119371741: MQSCHKPRRRCRRCRRSTSGAGSSAMPSSAFSNVSKTCLATAHHHQHRTGPWRLALPLSSARRASCASAARSAAPAVRRNRAVLRSAAMASRSMEERMASAT; encoded by the exons ATGCAGAGCTGCCACAAGCCTCGCAGGCGCTGCCGTCGTTGCAGGAGATCTACCTCAGGGGCAGGCAGCAGCGCGATGCCGTCGTCAGCCTTTTCTAATGTGTCCAAGACATGCCTGGCGACAGCACACCATCACCAGCACAGGACTG GACCCTGGAGGCTGGCCCTGCCCCTGAGCTCTGCGAGAAGAGCCTCCTGCGCATCAGCCGCCCGCTCCGCAGCCCCCGCCGTTCGCCGCAACAGGGCCGTGTTGCGTTCCGCGGCTATGGCGAGCCGCTCGATGGAAGAGCGCATGGCCTCGGCCACCTGA